A window of the Aliivibrio salmonicida LFI1238 genome harbors these coding sequences:
- the tnpA gene encoding IS66 family insertion sequence element accessory protein TnpA, whose amino-acid sequence MQKDKKRTPEQWHALFESQQSSKLSAAEFCRNHNILPKTFSARKARWKQKINASTFLKVEALTSTIIATPQLPDIQLSIGKLRLTLPANTEPHWIGLLLKGYQS is encoded by the coding sequence ATGCAAAAAGATAAAAAGAGAACACCAGAGCAATGGCACGCTCTATTTGAATCTCAGCAATCTAGCAAGCTTAGTGCCGCTGAATTTTGTCGTAACCATAATATTCTGCCAAAGACATTTAGTGCACGTAAAGCACGATGGAAACAAAAGATTAACGCTTCTACTTTCTTGAAAGTAGAAGCGTTAACATCAACTATCATCGCCACTCCACAATTACCAGATATTCAACTTTCTATCGGAAAATTGCGATTAACATTGCCAGCTAATACTGAACCTCACTGGATAGGACTCTTATTAAAAGGGTATCAATCATGA
- a CDS encoding GGDEF domain-containing protein, producing MLENKYFIYQPNFFEGSIVSYEALLRFKNSDESPLHFISTIEDKENFDKAVISQVLSDKLSLKNPKNINLSINIFAQSLVSESFIEYCESVFQKHKGFTLELNFNHQQFDLEKIRLNMQCLKNLGVLFTLDDYGTECVNSDPLLDLNFDYIKIDRSLISTISDDYLSFCFLRSLYHKLNKFLGNTVIIKGIENVNQLNLINSFDSVIAQGCHLSYPLPLSALDDNLDTQAEQSLNKVNSENPPIDRFIYNINIAKNEAELAAALELFKPQDPFNLLGIDYNNFDLDALNRKYQELLDGIKSPSILFTTNLMKHCNCLFILRDEQGVAIYNSKKHVDYLECDLVGMSPDDVLARFPDYQMCLQLDQQLLNNDSDILMSNETVEVGSQTTHFHTYRQKIKYFDKTFIMIFVYEDTQDTQTSIDPLTGSFTKSKLECLDINTYKSLVFIDLDGFKNINDKLGHQLGDLQLKEAARLLKQYLRKEDLLIRFGGDEFVLCFNSYSVEDIHAKMLVIRSHFERYFEEKDMYLSFSFGTALIHTDVKEALDLADQLMYTEKSLKI from the coding sequence ATGCTTGAGAATAAATACTTCATTTATCAGCCTAATTTCTTTGAAGGTTCTATTGTCTCTTATGAAGCACTACTAAGATTCAAAAATTCTGACGAATCGCCTTTGCACTTCATTTCTACGATTGAAGATAAAGAGAACTTTGATAAAGCCGTAATCTCTCAAGTACTTTCCGACAAATTAAGCTTAAAGAACCCAAAAAACATTAATCTATCCATTAACATTTTTGCCCAAAGCTTAGTCTCAGAATCATTTATTGAATATTGTGAATCCGTGTTCCAAAAACACAAAGGGTTTACCTTAGAGTTGAACTTCAATCATCAACAGTTTGACTTAGAAAAAATTCGCTTGAATATGCAGTGCTTAAAAAATCTAGGGGTTCTTTTTACCTTAGATGATTATGGTACAGAATGTGTTAATTCTGACCCCTTGTTAGACTTAAACTTTGACTATATAAAAATAGACCGTTCTCTTATTAGCACCATCAGTGATGATTATTTATCGTTTTGTTTTTTACGTTCTCTTTACCACAAATTGAATAAATTTTTAGGTAATACAGTCATAATAAAGGGCATAGAAAACGTTAATCAATTAAACTTGATTAACTCTTTTGACTCAGTGATAGCACAAGGTTGTCACCTTTCATACCCATTGCCGTTGTCTGCTCTTGACGATAACCTTGATACACAAGCAGAACAATCGTTAAACAAAGTGAATTCGGAAAACCCACCAATCGACCGTTTTATTTACAATATTAATATTGCAAAAAACGAAGCCGAATTAGCCGCCGCTTTAGAGCTCTTCAAGCCTCAAGACCCATTCAATTTATTAGGTATTGATTACAATAATTTTGATCTGGACGCACTCAATCGAAAGTACCAAGAATTATTAGATGGCATTAAAAGCCCCTCAATTCTATTCACTACCAATTTAATGAAGCATTGTAATTGCCTTTTTATCTTAAGAGACGAACAAGGTGTGGCCATTTATAACAGTAAAAAGCATGTCGATTATTTAGAATGTGATTTAGTTGGGATGTCTCCCGATGATGTACTCGCTCGATTCCCAGATTATCAAATGTGCTTACAGCTTGATCAGCAGTTATTAAATAATGACTCCGATATTTTAATGTCCAATGAAACGGTTGAAGTCGGTTCACAAACCACACACTTCCACACCTATCGCCAAAAGATAAAATATTTCGATAAGACATTTATTATGATTTTTGTATATGAAGATACGCAGGATACACAAACATCCATTGATCCTTTGACAGGCAGTTTTACAAAATCAAAATTAGAATGTCTTGATATTAATACCTATAAATCCTTGGTCTTTATTGATTTGGATGGATTTAAAAATATCAATGATAAGCTTGGTCATCAACTCGGGGATTTACAGCTAAAAGAAGCGGCTCGATTACTGAAACAGTACTTAAGAAAAGAAGACCTTCTAATTCGATTTGGAGGTGATGAATTTGTACTTTGCTTTAACTCGTATTCTGTTGAGGATATTCACGCGAAAATGTTAGTCATTCGATCGCATTTCGAGCGCTATTTTGAAGAAAAAGACATGTATCTCTCCTTTTCATTTGGCACCGCTTTAATTCATACCGATGTTAAAGAGGCTTTGGATCTTGCCGACCAACTGATGTATACAGAAAAAAGCCTCAAAATATGA
- a CDS encoding PAS domain-containing hybrid sensor histidine kinase/response regulator yields MILINTNKLSLILIAFITCAALYLSLIVTKSHLVEQYQRAYLSLSDNIIQSRESLYYFNHQDNKAYDSYSSQLVNADLKASFLSEHLDNDQNHWLSSFLISSDQAVIYAKNTQVSVSTLVNDLETLLRLKVSYEYSTLTALLLEKKLLTTLPKLEDKLYVSQFTLTGLMSSPPSNELKNQVGFKSLSNYIAFRERIKVESKNKEKDIFTNNVKQMLTQKNNYWLSQSESIKNHMFITVILFICAIAAYFYLQLRERLQQTLIIKRELVNSEKEKSKLALVAEHAHDAILITDNNGMLTWANQSFSTLSGFQLNEVLGKKPGDLLQGENTSKDDIARISAAIKKGAAIESELINYHKDGSEYWIGMSITPTFNSDGSVEQFIAVERDITKRKALEIDLFNAAEQAEVSNKAKSTFLATMSHELRTPLNGILGMAQIIESNIKDPEQHKQINVLLESGDHLLSLLNDILDFSKIEQNKLELDNLPFDFKDVISPIANTYIPICEDKGLELIIHDQINAGAVFNGDKPRIRQIIFNLISNAVKFTHKGSITLTFSHTLTAKSKQGLLIKIEDSGIGIREERLDYIFDPFIQAESATTRQYGGTGLGLAIVKQLVDAMQGYISVKSVEGEGTGFTIMLPLETVIKKQIHKEKIPEALISNDNEELVHQKLSILVAEDNKVNALVAKMFCERLGHQVVVVENGQLAIEALRLQVFDLIIMDNHMPIMDGISATKIIRKELKLPTVIFACTADVFQEAHDNFIEAGANYVLTKPLQEQGFMDAIKQHQQLITRNNTETKPFDKSTENVIELKRHSKEKITTLALTEAELSLVSLIAICGDDNDILDEFLLSFIDISEESITSLITAYDNKEIANIRLHSHSVKGMASNFDALRLVESATSIEMLTKVGLMPELNDIQQLINLLEVNIQQAVRLLHRNINKKTNNVHVYP; encoded by the coding sequence ATGATATTAATTAATACGAACAAACTCAGTCTTATATTGATCGCATTTATTACCTGTGCTGCTCTGTATTTGTCGTTGATTGTCACCAAAAGTCATTTGGTCGAACAATATCAACGTGCTTATTTATCATTGTCTGACAACATCATTCAATCTAGAGAAAGTCTCTATTATTTTAATCATCAAGACAATAAAGCCTATGACTCTTACTCATCTCAGCTGGTCAATGCCGATCTAAAAGCCTCTTTCCTTTCTGAACACTTAGACAATGACCAAAACCATTGGTTATCAAGTTTTCTCATTAGTAGTGATCAAGCCGTTATTTATGCAAAAAACACTCAAGTAAGCGTCTCGACCTTAGTTAACGATCTAGAAACACTATTGAGATTAAAAGTCTCATACGAGTATTCAACACTAACTGCCTTACTATTAGAAAAAAAACTATTAACTACCCTACCAAAACTAGAAGATAAACTGTATGTCTCACAATTTACATTAACGGGTTTAATGAGCTCTCCGCCCAGTAATGAATTAAAAAACCAAGTTGGGTTTAAAAGCTTATCTAATTACATCGCCTTTCGTGAACGTATTAAAGTCGAAAGTAAAAACAAAGAAAAAGACATTTTTACCAACAATGTAAAACAAATGCTGACACAGAAAAATAATTATTGGTTATCTCAATCCGAATCAATAAAGAATCATATGTTCATTACCGTTATACTATTTATCTGCGCGATTGCCGCCTACTTCTATCTTCAATTACGTGAACGGTTACAACAAACCTTAATTATAAAAAGAGAACTGGTAAACTCAGAAAAAGAAAAATCGAAGCTTGCCCTTGTTGCCGAGCATGCACACGATGCCATTCTTATTACCGACAACAATGGCATGTTAACATGGGCAAACCAAAGTTTTTCTACACTCTCAGGCTTCCAACTCAATGAAGTACTAGGAAAGAAACCAGGAGATCTCTTACAGGGAGAAAACACCTCAAAAGACGACATTGCACGCATCTCTGCCGCCATCAAAAAAGGGGCCGCGATTGAATCAGAATTAATCAATTATCATAAAGACGGCTCAGAGTACTGGATAGGTATGTCCATTACCCCCACCTTTAATTCTGATGGCTCAGTAGAGCAGTTCATTGCGGTAGAAAGAGACATCACCAAGCGTAAAGCCCTTGAAATTGATTTATTCAATGCAGCAGAACAAGCGGAAGTATCCAACAAAGCCAAATCAACTTTCTTAGCAACCATGAGTCATGAATTAAGAACGCCACTTAACGGTATTTTAGGCATGGCACAAATCATCGAAAGTAATATAAAAGATCCCGAACAACACAAACAGATTAACGTTCTACTCGAATCAGGAGATCACCTACTTTCTTTACTTAATGACATTCTTGATTTCTCTAAAATTGAACAAAATAAACTGGAATTAGATAACCTTCCTTTTGATTTTAAAGATGTGATTAGTCCTATTGCAAATACCTACATCCCGATCTGTGAAGATAAAGGATTAGAATTAATTATCCATGACCAGATTAATGCGGGTGCCGTATTTAATGGTGACAAACCTCGAATTCGACAAATCATCTTCAACTTAATCAGTAATGCCGTAAAGTTCACCCATAAAGGCAGTATCACATTAACCTTCAGTCACACCCTTACCGCAAAAAGTAAACAAGGTCTGCTTATCAAAATAGAAGACAGTGGTATTGGCATACGCGAAGAGCGGCTTGACTATATCTTTGATCCTTTCATTCAAGCAGAATCAGCAACAACACGACAATATGGTGGAACCGGGTTAGGCTTGGCGATAGTGAAACAACTCGTTGATGCTATGCAAGGTTATATTTCAGTAAAAAGCGTTGAAGGAGAAGGCACTGGCTTTACTATTATGCTGCCACTTGAAACCGTTATAAAAAAACAAATTCACAAAGAAAAAATTCCCGAAGCGCTTATCTCTAATGACAATGAAGAACTCGTCCATCAAAAATTATCGATTTTAGTCGCCGAAGACAATAAAGTGAATGCTCTGGTCGCCAAAATGTTTTGTGAGCGTTTGGGGCATCAAGTCGTCGTTGTCGAAAATGGACAGCTTGCAATAGAAGCCTTAAGGTTACAGGTATTTGATCTGATCATTATGGATAATCACATGCCGATCATGGACGGTATTAGCGCAACAAAGATCATCAGAAAAGAGCTTAAACTGCCCACCGTTATTTTTGCCTGTACCGCCGATGTATTCCAAGAAGCCCATGATAATTTCATTGAAGCGGGCGCAAACTACGTATTAACGAAGCCTCTTCAAGAACAAGGATTTATGGATGCAATAAAACAACATCAACAGTTAATTACTCGTAATAATACAGAAACCAAACCATTCGATAAATCGACTGAAAATGTCATCGAATTAAAACGTCATTCAAAAGAAAAAATAACGACATTAGCACTCACCGAAGCCGAGTTAAGCTTAGTATCATTAATTGCTATTTGTGGTGACGATAATGATATTTTAGATGAGTTCTTACTGTCATTTATTGATATCTCCGAAGAGAGCATTACTTCATTAATCACCGCTTATGACAATAAAGAAATTGCAAATATTCGCTTACATTCCCATTCAGTAAAAGGAATGGCAAGTAACTTTGATGCACTCCGCCTTGTTGAAAGCGCAACATCCATTGAAATGTTGACGAAAGTAGGTTTAATGCCTGAACTGAATGACATACAACAACTTATCAATTTGTTAGAAGTAAACATTCAACAAGCTGTCCGTTTATTACACAGAAATATCAATAAAAAAACAAATAATGTTCATGTTTATCCGTAA
- a CDS encoding cytochrome-c peroxidase produces the protein MQFLPLRWIIPLIIISVCSIYLYFSFQEPIWDLDTQPQPPKSNEFFSNAITVINKVEIKEKSKAKLGLELFLDPRLSSNGQVSCESCHHIFTNGAESIPASIGVHGEGTRNSPTLFNISLNTRFFWDGRAASLEQQLDGPIHNPLEMDSNWTDIIQFLTSSDHYSNRFKQEYNGDITEATVKDALVTFMATLNTPDAPFDHYLKGDKRAISQIAVNGWDKFQQLGCVFCHQGQNVGGNLFQKFGNLAALETQFGDSANNDLGRFDITGDINDRHVFRVPSLRNVAITAPYFHHGKTETLEEAIIIMARVQLGQELTPMTVVEISAFLNTLTAPRPAALEELIQ, from the coding sequence GTGCAATTTTTACCATTACGTTGGATTATTCCACTTATCATTATTAGCGTTTGTAGTATTTACTTATATTTCTCTTTTCAAGAGCCTATTTGGGATCTTGATACTCAACCTCAACCCCCCAAAAGTAATGAGTTTTTTTCTAACGCTATCACTGTTATCAATAAGGTTGAAATTAAAGAAAAAAGCAAAGCTAAATTAGGCTTAGAACTCTTTCTTGACCCAAGATTGTCCTCTAACGGGCAAGTGAGTTGCGAATCTTGCCACCACATATTTACGAATGGTGCTGAATCTATTCCCGCTTCTATTGGTGTTCATGGCGAAGGTACTCGTAATTCCCCCACCTTATTCAATATCAGTTTAAACACCCGTTTCTTTTGGGATGGACGCGCAGCGAGTCTAGAACAACAACTTGATGGCCCTATTCACAATCCATTAGAAATGGACAGCAATTGGACTGACATCATTCAATTTCTTACCTCTTCAGATCACTACTCCAATCGTTTCAAACAGGAATACAATGGAGACATCACAGAAGCCACAGTCAAAGACGCTTTAGTCACTTTTATGGCAACCCTTAATACACCAGATGCACCGTTTGATCACTATTTAAAGGGCGACAAAAGAGCCATATCCCAAATAGCCGTCAATGGCTGGGATAAATTCCAACAACTGGGGTGTGTATTTTGTCACCAAGGACAGAATGTAGGAGGAAACTTGTTTCAGAAGTTTGGTAATTTAGCCGCATTAGAAACACAATTTGGTGACTCTGCAAACAACGATCTTGGACGATTTGATATCACAGGAGACATCAATGACCGTCATGTTTTTCGTGTCCCTAGCTTGCGAAATGTTGCTATTACTGCACCTTATTTCCATCATGGAAAAACAGAAACCCTTGAAGAAGCCATTATCATTATGGCGAGGGTGCAATTAGGACAAGAGCTTACCCCCATGACCGTTGTCGAGATCAGTGCATTCTTAAACACCTTAACGGCACCAAGACCTGCTGCGTTAGAGGAGTTAATCCAATGA
- the glpC gene encoding anaerobic glycerol-3-phosphate dehydrogenase subunit GlpC has protein sequence MSNPLFRSNLLKDSFSKENLIFRAPANTSFDQCLKCTVCTVYCPVAKENPDYPGPKQCGPDGERLRFKSPEYFDETLKLCTNCKRCETACPSGVKIGDMIAVARGKYGKPAYNMKGIRDFVLSHTDLFGSVATPVAPIVNAMTSVPLVKKVMHKTIGVHDHKSLPKYSHGTFRKWYKKEVTDQSIYQQQVHYFHGCFVNYNHPQLGKDFIKVMNNMHIGVQLLDKEKCCGVPLIANGYHKKAQKNAEFNVANLEAAIERRDVPILSTSSTCSFTLQQEYPHVLDVDNSKVAKKIEYVTRFLLKEIMNGRGPKMKPLNKKIVYHTPCHLERSGGNIYTIELLRAIPGLEVQVLDSECCGLAGTYGFKTENYDTSIAIGKNVFDQIKAAKPDYAITDCETCKWQIEENTNITTIHPISLLCEALMA, from the coding sequence ATGAGCAACCCACTATTTCGCTCTAATTTATTAAAAGACAGCTTCTCAAAAGAAAATCTGATTTTCAGAGCGCCAGCGAATACCAGTTTTGATCAGTGTTTAAAATGCACCGTATGTACTGTTTATTGCCCTGTGGCTAAAGAAAACCCTGATTACCCTGGCCCAAAACAATGTGGTCCAGATGGCGAACGTTTACGCTTTAAAAGCCCTGAATATTTTGATGAAACCTTAAAGTTATGCACCAACTGCAAACGTTGTGAAACCGCTTGTCCGTCTGGTGTGAAAATTGGCGATATGATCGCAGTCGCCCGTGGAAAATACGGAAAGCCCGCGTATAACATGAAAGGTATTCGTGACTTTGTATTAAGTCATACTGATTTATTTGGCTCAGTCGCAACGCCGGTAGCTCCTATTGTGAACGCGATGACGAGCGTACCATTAGTCAAAAAAGTGATGCATAAAACGATCGGGGTTCATGATCATAAATCGTTACCAAAATACTCTCACGGCACCTTTCGTAAATGGTATAAAAAAGAAGTCACTGATCAATCGATTTATCAACAACAAGTGCATTATTTTCATGGTTGTTTTGTTAATTATAATCACCCACAATTGGGCAAAGACTTTATTAAAGTCATGAATAACATGCACATTGGGGTTCAGTTATTAGACAAAGAGAAATGCTGTGGCGTACCTCTTATCGCAAATGGATACCATAAAAAAGCACAGAAAAATGCAGAATTTAATGTCGCTAATTTAGAAGCGGCAATTGAGCGTAGAGACGTGCCGATTTTATCGACCTCTTCAACGTGCTCCTTCACATTGCAACAAGAATACCCACACGTACTGGATGTAGATAACAGTAAAGTGGCGAAGAAAATAGAATACGTAACCCGTTTTTTATTAAAAGAGATCATGAATGGTCGTGGTCCAAAAATGAAACCACTGAATAAAAAAATTGTTTACCACACACCTTGTCACTTAGAACGCAGTGGCGGCAATATTTATACCATTGAATTGCTGAGGGCTATTCCCGGTTTAGAAGTGCAAGTTTTAGACAGCGAATGCTGTGGTTTAGCGGGCACTTATGGGTTCAAAACCGAAAACTACGATACCTCTATTGCGATTGGTAAAAACGTGTTTGATCAAATAAAAGCCGCTAAACCTGATTATGCCATTACCGATTGTGAAACCTGTAAATGGCAAATAGAAGAAAACACCAACATTACTACCATTCATCCAATTTCATTATTGTGTGAAGCACTGATGGCATAA
- the glpB gene encoding glycerol-3-phosphate dehydrogenase subunit GlpB, giving the protein MKFDTIIIGGGMAGLSCALRCLEAGLKTAVIASGQSALHFSSGSVDVLAKTPDGKHVVDPMRTIEYFKDNYPTHPYSVLGKETVSRALAWYQTKLSDIGVPLRAQQDGHNHYRLTPLGTMKSTWLSQPFVHQFPMTLENSSVKKMVLITIDGFRDFQPKLAQDNLKLVPQLSNLEITTASVSLSAFKDIKRNHCELRSIDLSRILSKRANLQEFAHALQQHANPGDLVVIPAIFGNGTGLALLKEIEALTQLTLCEVPTMPPSLLGIRLEESMKHAFINQGGTLFNGDHVIQGEFSYVEKEDPTNSYYHLNRLFTKNHGDFPLQAKHFVLATGSFFSQGLKASVDSMQEPIFGLDIDQTDSRTDWYNPEFFSPLSHPFLSMGVKTNDQFQALKSEHVINNLFCAGAILSGYNPILEGCGSGVAISTGFYAAETIIKQQSVKTQPIQHAEVAL; this is encoded by the coding sequence ATGAAATTTGATACTATCATCATCGGCGGCGGCATGGCCGGCTTAAGTTGTGCACTTCGTTGTCTTGAAGCCGGATTAAAAACAGCCGTAATCGCATCAGGACAAAGTGCTTTACATTTCTCTTCTGGCTCTGTGGATGTATTAGCAAAAACACCCGATGGAAAGCATGTTGTAGACCCAATGAGGACGATTGAGTACTTTAAAGATAATTACCCTACCCATCCTTATTCAGTTCTTGGAAAAGAGACCGTCAGTCGTGCTTTAGCTTGGTATCAAACCAAGCTGTCCGACATCGGGGTGCCATTACGCGCACAACAAGATGGTCATAATCATTATCGTTTAACACCATTAGGCACCATGAAATCGACTTGGTTATCACAACCTTTTGTTCATCAGTTCCCAATGACATTAGAAAATAGCAGCGTAAAGAAAATGGTGTTAATCACCATTGATGGCTTTCGTGATTTTCAACCAAAACTGGCACAAGACAATTTAAAATTGGTACCTCAATTATCTAATCTTGAGATCACAACCGCGTCTGTTTCCTTGTCTGCATTTAAAGACATCAAACGTAATCATTGTGAATTACGATCCATTGATCTTTCTCGAATTCTGTCAAAACGAGCTAACTTACAAGAGTTTGCCCACGCATTACAGCAACACGCAAATCCGGGTGATCTTGTTGTGATCCCCGCTATTTTTGGTAATGGCACTGGCCTAGCATTATTAAAAGAAATTGAAGCCCTAACGCAACTGACATTATGCGAAGTCCCTACCATGCCACCATCACTTTTAGGAATACGTTTAGAGGAATCGATGAAACACGCTTTCATTAATCAAGGGGGCACCTTATTTAATGGTGATCACGTAATTCAAGGTGAGTTTTCTTATGTAGAAAAAGAAGACCCGACCAATTCTTATTACCATTTAAATCGACTATTTACTAAGAATCATGGTGATTTTCCACTGCAAGCAAAGCACTTTGTTTTAGCCACGGGCAGTTTCTTCAGCCAAGGGTTAAAGGCAAGTGTGGATTCAATGCAAGAACCTATTTTTGGTTTAGATATCGACCAAACCGATTCTCGAACGGATTGGTACAATCCTGAATTTTTTAGTCCACTATCCCATCCATTTTTAAGTATGGGCGTTAAAACTAATGACCAATTTCAAGCCTTAAAGTCAGAGCATGTCATTAATAATCTTTTTTGTGCGGGTGCTATTCTTTCTGGTTACAACCCAATACTAGAAGGCTGTGGCAGTGGTGTGGCAATTAGCACTGGATTCTATGCGGCTGAAACCATTATTAAGCAGCAATCGGTAAAGACTCAACCAATACAACACGCTGAGGTCGCATTATGA
- the glpA gene encoding anaerobic glycerol-3-phosphate dehydrogenase subunit A — MDKTSRLETSVIIIGGGATGTGIMRDCALRGINCILIEKDDLASGTTGRNHGLLHSGARYAVTDPESAKECIHENKILKSIAKHCVEDTQGLFISLPDDDLNFQAQFIESCKTAGIDAKQLTPKEALLLEPNVNPNLIGAVQVPDGTLDPFRLCAANVLDAKENGARLLTHTHVTSLIRHQDTVLGVNCIDVRTNQKIEIFAQEVINAAGIWGQNICEYADLSIKMFPAKGSLLILDYRINNLVINRCRKPSDADILVPGDTISLIGTTSEHIDYDKIDDLHVTAKEVDILLSEGAKLAPIMANTRVLRAYAGVRPLVAVDDDGSGRNISRGIVLLDHAEKDGLNGFTTITGGKLMTSRLMAEMTTDMIAKKLGNNQECTTHLRSLPGSNGASIAAKKTASLAKPVYQSAIYRHGERADQFLTDDAKDQAVICECEMVTQGEINYAIKQLDVHNLVDLRRRTRLGMGPCQGELCTYRAAGLFEEYGQVSGNQSSQLLSHFLEERWKGIKPVFWGDALREAEFSYWIYEGLFGASDIPTLSTKTEQSTSSQPKQEQQEATL; from the coding sequence ATGGACAAAACTTCTCGATTAGAAACCTCTGTTATTATCATTGGAGGCGGCGCTACAGGCACAGGAATCATGCGTGATTGTGCATTGCGTGGGATCAATTGTATTTTGATTGAGAAAGACGATTTGGCCTCAGGAACCACTGGTCGAAATCATGGTTTACTGCACTCAGGCGCTCGCTATGCCGTCACCGACCCTGAATCAGCCAAAGAATGTATCCATGAGAATAAAATCCTTAAAAGCATCGCAAAACATTGCGTTGAAGATACCCAAGGCTTGTTTATTTCACTGCCTGACGACGATTTAAATTTCCAAGCGCAATTTATTGAATCATGTAAAACCGCAGGCATTGACGCCAAGCAACTAACCCCCAAAGAAGCCCTATTATTAGAACCTAATGTAAACCCTAATCTTATTGGTGCGGTTCAAGTGCCAGATGGAACGCTCGACCCTTTTCGTTTATGTGCCGCAAATGTGCTTGATGCGAAAGAAAATGGCGCGCGTTTGCTCACACACACACACGTAACTTCACTTATTCGCCATCAAGATACGGTACTTGGTGTGAATTGTATTGATGTTCGTACCAATCAAAAGATTGAGATTTTCGCTCAAGAAGTCATTAATGCGGCAGGGATCTGGGGACAAAATATTTGTGAATACGCTGATTTAAGCATCAAGATGTTCCCAGCCAAAGGTTCTCTGCTTATCTTAGATTATCGTATTAATAATTTGGTAATCAACCGTTGCCGTAAGCCATCAGATGCTGACATTTTAGTTCCCGGTGACACAATTTCACTGATAGGAACCACCTCTGAGCACATTGACTACGATAAAATTGATGACTTACATGTCACAGCTAAAGAAGTGGATATTTTACTGAGTGAAGGCGCTAAGTTAGCCCCAATAATGGCGAATACTCGTGTACTTCGTGCTTATGCAGGTGTTCGTCCGTTGGTCGCTGTTGATGATGATGGTTCAGGTCGAAATATCAGTCGTGGCATTGTGTTGCTTGATCACGCAGAAAAAGACGGGCTCAACGGCTTTACGACGATTACGGGAGGTAAATTAATGACCTCTCGACTCATGGCTGAAATGACCACCGACATGATCGCTAAAAAACTGGGAAACAACCAAGAGTGTACGACTCACTTACGATCGCTTCCTGGATCGAACGGTGCCTCTATTGCCGCCAAGAAAACAGCGAGCCTTGCAAAACCCGTTTATCAAAGTGCTATTTATCGTCATGGTGAACGAGCTGATCAATTCTTAACGGATGATGCAAAAGATCAAGCCGTGATCTGTGAGTGCGAAATGGTGACTCAAGGTGAAATCAATTACGCCATTAAACAATTAGACGTGCATAACTTAGTGGATTTACGCCGTAGAACACGGTTAGGAATGGGACCGTGCCAAGGTGAACTCTGCACCTACCGCGCGGCAGGATTATTTGAAGAATATGGTCAAGTCAGCGGTAATCAATCAAGCCAATTATTAAGTCACTTTTTAGAAGAGCGTTGGAAAGGCATTAAACCCGTATTTTGGGGCGATGCTCTGCGCGAGGCCGAATTCAGTTACTGGATTTATGAAGGATTATTCGGTGCCAGTGACATACCAACACTCTCTACAAAAACGGAACAAAGCACTTCGTCTCAACCAAAACAAGAACAACAAGAGGCCACATTATGA